Proteins encoded together in one Entomobacter blattae window:
- a CDS encoding efflux RND transporter periplasmic adaptor subunit: MLSSPRHKKTFFWLVLAFLVCLLLAFLFFRQSFTTSSQKHSYSQEAQPVGTASALIGDMPVILSELGTVVPITNVTVQTRVSGHLLKVYFHEGDYVKKGDLLALIDPRPFEASKAQYEGTLESDTAQLEQAKLDSARYQKLMHQNSIASQTAQDQQYKVAQLKGQIKVDQALIQQQKLNIMYSHVTAPVEGRVGIRQVDAGNYVTAGQSGGLVILTQMQPISVILTVPEKHIQPIVEQLRLSKKLTVEAWDSSNTKKLAKGTTEVLDSQIDTSTGTVRMRAIFDNTDTRLFPNEFVNAHILLKTLSKVILLPTRSLQTGPDGQFVYVVKPDHTIEVRPVNTGESYNGNTVITSGIKANEMVVTDGTDHLKTGIKVSVANPAPLKEPSASKQPLPTH; this comes from the coding sequence ATGCTCTCTTCACCTCGACATAAAAAAACATTTTTCTGGCTTGTACTAGCTTTTTTAGTCTGTCTGTTGTTGGCTTTCTTGTTTTTTCGGCAGAGTTTTACAACTTCTTCTCAAAAACACAGCTATAGCCAAGAAGCGCAACCGGTGGGTACTGCATCTGCCCTTATTGGGGATATGCCTGTTATCCTTTCTGAATTAGGCACCGTAGTGCCCATTACCAATGTTACCGTCCAGACACGGGTATCAGGGCATCTCCTGAAAGTCTATTTTCATGAAGGGGATTATGTCAAAAAAGGAGACCTTTTGGCCCTTATTGACCCCCGCCCCTTTGAAGCCAGTAAAGCACAATATGAAGGTACACTGGAATCCGATACAGCCCAACTTGAACAAGCCAAGCTTGACAGTGCTCGCTATCAGAAGCTTATGCACCAAAATAGTATTGCCAGCCAAACCGCCCAGGATCAGCAATATAAAGTTGCCCAGCTTAAAGGACAGATTAAGGTCGACCAGGCCCTTATTCAGCAGCAGAAGCTCAATATCATGTATAGCCATGTTACGGCTCCTGTCGAGGGTCGTGTTGGAATTCGCCAAGTCGATGCTGGGAACTATGTTACAGCAGGGCAATCTGGCGGGTTGGTAATTTTAACCCAAATGCAGCCTATTTCTGTGATACTGACAGTTCCTGAAAAACATATCCAACCTATTGTGGAGCAACTACGGTTGAGCAAAAAACTCACCGTGGAGGCTTGGGATAGCAGCAATACCAAAAAACTGGCCAAAGGAACAACAGAAGTACTCGATAGCCAGATTGATACCTCAACCGGCACAGTAAGAATGCGCGCCATTTTTGATAATACCGATACACGCTTATTTCCTAATGAATTTGTGAATGCTCATATTCTCCTTAAAACCCTTAGCAAGGTTATTCTTCTTCCCACCCGTAGCTTACAAACCGGCCCTGATGGGCAGTTTGTCTATGTTGTAAAACCTGACCATACAATCGAGGTTAGACCTGTTAACACAGGAGAGAGCTATAACGGAAACACTGTTATCACCTCGGGGATTAAGGCTAACGAAATGGTTGTCACCGATGGGACTGACCATTTGAAAACCGGTATAAAGGTCTCTGTTGCCAACCCTGCCCCCTTAAAAGAACCGTCTGCTTCAAAACAACCACTGCCAACTCATTAA